The uncultured Methanolobus sp. sequence AAGGGCATCCTTGACTTCGTGGATCTTTGTTGGCCTTATGATTGCTTCAATCTTCATCATTTCACATCACTCCTTTATGATCATGAATTCTGGGTATGCACTGATTCCGTGTTCTACTACGTCCAGTCCGGCGATCTCGTGTTCTTCAGATACGCGGAGTCCGATAATGACATCGATTATCTTGAAGACTATGAATGAGATTCCAAATGCCCATACTATACTAAGTATTGCACCAACTACCTGAATCATAAACTGTGCGGTTCCACCGTAGAGAAGACCTGCACCAGCTGCTGTGTATGCTGCGTCTGCGAGCATTGAACCGTCACCCTGTCCGAGTGCGAAGATGCCTACTGCGATAACTCCCCAGGTGCCACAGTATCCGTGTACTGCGACCGCACCTACCGGATCATCCAGCTTGAGTGTGTTTTCATTGAACATTACACCTGCATATACTACAAATCCTGCAATGATTCCTATTACGATTGCTGCCCAGTTTGCAACTGAACCACAAGGTGCTGTAATAGCTACAAGACCTGCAAGCATACCGTTGGCGGTGAGTGATGGGTCTGGCTTTCCTGTCTTTATCCAGGTGATAATCATAACCATTATTGCTCCTGCAGCTGCTGCAAGGAATGTGTTGACGATTACGAGGTTTGCATATGGGTCGTTTCCATCGAGGGTACTACCACCGTTGAATCCTATCCATCCAAGTGCAAGTATGAGTGTACCGAGGAATGCCAGTGGAAGGCTGTGACCTGGAATTGCTACTGCCTTTCCGTTCTTGAACTTGCCTATCCTTGGACCTACGATCATTATACCTGCAAGTGCTGAGTATCCTCCTATTGAGTGTACTACACCGGAACCTGCGAAGTCGTGGAATGTTTCTCCAATTGCATCGACAAGGAAACCGCTTGTAAGAATTCCTGAACCACTCCAGACCCAGTGTCCGTATACAGGATAAATAAATGCGACTAAAAGAATTGTATAAACGAGATATGACTTGAAATCTGTCCTCTCAGCCATTGCACCAGATACGATTGTTGCACCGGTTGCTGCGAAGACCATCTGGAACCACCATCCGTTCCATGTTGCATTGTCCATTGCACCCATGAGCATGAATTGGTCTGTACCAAGAATTCCTGCTGCATCTGCACCGTACATAATTCCCCATCCTACAAGCCAGTAGACAATAACACCAAGACAGATTGTCATAAAGTTCTTCATGAGGATGTTAGCAGTGTTCTTTGTTCTGGTGAGACCAATTTCCACCAGTGAGAAACCTGCGTGCATGAAGAATACTAATCCACCACACAGTAAAAGCCACATAAATGTGAGTGCTGTCTGGAGATCTGCAATTCCTGCTGCATTCTCTTCGACTGTTTCAGCTGACGCTGGACCTATAAATACCATAAAAATGACGCTCATTAGCAGTAAAACCTGCCAGATCATCTTTGAATTGAGTTTCTGTGATATTCCATACATGAGTAACACCTTTGTTTCGTCTTCATAGGAAGACGGATGCTATGTGTAGACTTCATATTATTTAAATAGTTCGGTTTAAGTTTATAACTCCATCAATTTAAACAT is a genomic window containing:
- a CDS encoding ammonium transporter, producing the protein MYGISQKLNSKMIWQVLLLMSVIFMVFIGPASAETVEENAAGIADLQTALTFMWLLLCGGLVFFMHAGFSLVEIGLTRTKNTANILMKNFMTICLGVIVYWLVGWGIMYGADAAGILGTDQFMLMGAMDNATWNGWWFQMVFAATGATIVSGAMAERTDFKSYLVYTILLVAFIYPVYGHWVWSGSGILTSGFLVDAIGETFHDFAGSGVVHSIGGYSALAGIMIVGPRIGKFKNGKAVAIPGHSLPLAFLGTLILALGWIGFNGGSTLDGNDPYANLVIVNTFLAAAAGAIMVMIITWIKTGKPDPSLTANGMLAGLVAITAPCGSVANWAAIVIGIIAGFVVYAGVMFNENTLKLDDPVGAVAVHGYCGTWGVIAVGIFALGQGDGSMLADAAYTAAGAGLLYGGTAQFMIQVVGAILSIVWAFGISFIVFKIIDVIIGLRVSEEHEIAGLDVVEHGISAYPEFMIIKE